The following proteins are co-located in the Mesorhizobium sp. M1E.F.Ca.ET.045.02.1.1 genome:
- a CDS encoding sugar ABC transporter permease — MTEAGLTMLNRTADNVARATPEPLAKRIRGISDKGLAWLFISPTILLLLAINIFPLFWAIYLSFTNYRANRPNEAVKNLGLANYRRILGDQDIWIAMQTTAHFVFWTILLQTVIGFTLAWLIDRKFRGHAFWTTIILVPMMLSPAVVGNFWRFLYEPQIGLFAYAVSFLTGIPPTNVQMLSNVELAPWAIIIVDTWMWTPYVMLICLAGLRSIPEYIYEAAEVDRASNWRQFWSITLPMALPFIMLAVLFRGIENFKMFDMVNLLTGGGPGSTTEVASITLKRQAFESWRTGYSSAFAIILFVAVFGLANIYVKALNKVKQR; from the coding sequence GTGACCGAAGCAGGACTAACCATGCTCAATCGGACTGCGGACAATGTTGCCCGGGCCACGCCCGAGCCGTTGGCCAAGAGGATCCGGGGCATCAGCGACAAGGGCCTCGCCTGGCTGTTCATCTCGCCGACGATCCTTTTGTTGCTCGCCATCAACATCTTCCCGCTGTTCTGGGCGATCTATCTCTCCTTCACCAACTACCGCGCCAACCGTCCCAACGAGGCGGTGAAGAATCTCGGGCTCGCCAACTACCGGCGCATCCTCGGCGACCAGGACATCTGGATCGCCATGCAGACGACGGCGCATTTCGTGTTCTGGACCATCCTTCTGCAGACGGTGATCGGCTTTACGCTGGCCTGGCTGATCGACAGAAAATTCCGCGGCCACGCCTTCTGGACGACGATCATCCTGGTGCCGATGATGCTGTCGCCGGCGGTGGTCGGAAATTTCTGGCGCTTCCTCTACGAGCCGCAGATCGGGCTGTTCGCCTATGCGGTTTCGTTCCTAACAGGCATCCCGCCGACGAATGTGCAGATGCTGTCCAATGTCGAGTTGGCGCCGTGGGCGATCATCATCGTCGATACCTGGATGTGGACGCCCTACGTGATGCTGATCTGCCTCGCGGGCCTGCGCTCGATCCCCGAATATATCTATGAGGCGGCCGAGGTCGACCGCGCGTCCAACTGGCGGCAGTTCTGGTCGATCACGCTGCCGATGGCGCTGCCCTTCATCATGCTTGCGGTGCTGTTCCGCGGCATCGAGAACTTCAAGATGTTCGACATGGTGAACCTCCTGACCGGCGGCGGTCCGGGCTCGACCACCGAGGTCGCCTCGATCACGCTGAAGCGGCAGGCTTTCGAGAGCTGGCGCACCGGCTATTCCTCGGCCTTCGCCATCATCCTCTTCGTCGCCGTGTTTGGCCTCGCCAACATCTACGTCAAGGCGCTCAACAAGGTGAAGCAGAGATGA
- a CDS encoding ABC transporter ATP-binding protein, with protein MADVHVHRATKSFGETVAVSDLDLQIKDGEFVVLLGPTGAGKTTTLRLIAGLERPDSGTIRIGGHDATTLSPAERDTAFVFQQYSLYPHLSVFDNLAFPLRSPARRFPEEAIRRRVEEVARMVRIDHKLQNRSTRLSGGEMQRVAIGRALVRKPAIYLMDEPLSSLDAKLRADLRLELKRIQSELGATMLYVTHDQIEAMTMADRIGILADGVLVQIGTPRAIYSEPANLHVAARLGQPAINLLPAGLLPEGGAPTGTTTIGARTEHLSIEKAANGHADGVVDWVEHLGDQNHLHVTVGPRKLVTLTDPDTPLEKGDRVTIRYRSPLYFGSDGQRLM; from the coding sequence ATGGCTGACGTCCACGTCCATCGGGCGACCAAGAGCTTCGGCGAGACAGTCGCCGTCAGCGATCTCGACCTTCAGATCAAGGACGGCGAATTCGTCGTGCTGCTCGGCCCGACCGGCGCCGGCAAGACGACGACGCTCAGGCTGATCGCAGGGCTGGAACGGCCTGACAGCGGCACGATCCGCATTGGCGGGCACGACGCGACGACGCTGTCGCCGGCCGAGCGCGACACCGCGTTCGTCTTCCAGCAATATTCGCTCTACCCGCATCTTTCGGTCTTCGACAATCTCGCCTTCCCGCTGCGCTCGCCGGCGCGGCGCTTTCCCGAAGAGGCGATCCGCCGCCGCGTCGAGGAAGTAGCGCGAATGGTGCGCATCGACCACAAGCTCCAGAATCGCTCGACCAGACTGTCGGGCGGCGAGATGCAGCGCGTCGCCATCGGTCGCGCCCTGGTGCGCAAGCCCGCGATCTACCTGATGGACGAGCCGCTGTCCTCGCTCGATGCCAAGCTGCGCGCCGATCTCAGGCTCGAGCTGAAGCGCATCCAATCCGAGCTCGGCGCCACCATGCTCTATGTCACGCACGACCAGATCGAGGCGATGACCATGGCCGACCGTATCGGCATCCTGGCCGATGGCGTGCTGGTGCAGATCGGCACGCCGCGCGCGATCTATTCGGAGCCGGCAAACCTTCATGTCGCGGCCCGTCTCGGCCAGCCGGCGATCAACCTGTTGCCGGCCGGGCTGCTGCCGGAAGGCGGCGCGCCGACCGGCACGACGACCATCGGCGCACGCACCGAGCATCTGTCGATCGAGAAGGCGGCGAATGGACATGCCGATGGCGTCGTCGACTGGGTCGAGCATCTCGGCGACCAGAACCATCTGCATGTGACGGTCGGGCCGAGGAAGCTGGTGACGCTGACCGATCCCGACACGCCACTCGAAAAGGGGGACAGAGTGACGATCCGCTATCGCTCGCCGCTTTATTTCGGCTCGGACGGGCAAAGGCTGATGTAG
- the hrpB gene encoding ATP-dependent helicase HrpB, with protein sequence MKTGSLPELPVSAVLAALGAALAERNGAVLVAPPGAGKTTLVPLALLDAPWLGDRKIVLLEPRRLAARAAARRMAELLGEEPGGTVGYAMRMENRTSARTKVLVVTEGVLSRMILDDPELPGVSALIFDEFHERSLDGDFGLALALDVQGALRPDLRLLVMSATLDGARVAKLLAGAPVIESEGRAYPIEIRYDERSAGVAIEDAIAKAVRSTLATEQGSVLAFLPGQREIERTAERLLGNVAADTDIVPLYGQLDNRTQDAAIKPAPAGRRKVVLATSIAETSITIDGVRVVIDSGLSRLPRYEPASGLTRLETVRVSKASADQRAGRAGRTQPGVAIRLWRAEQTAALPAFTPPEILEADLSGLLLDCAAFGVADPSSLAFLDPPPAPALNEARVLLKALHAIDDAGRLTEAGAAMRKLALPVRLAHMVAEAAKAGQALEAATLAVLLTERGLGGDSADLERRLMRFRTEKSPRANAARQLAERLAKPSPSRGGLASALSDAQRDRRGGVAGSVPEPTPPRSAARLDLPHKGEGSAGALLIHAWPDRIARARGERGRFVLANGSGATVDAADPLAGETWLVVADLQGKAQNARITAAAPVDEADFRAALADRIETKREASFDRERRAVRVREIARLGAITLSERMLPAPSGADADRAILDALREHGLSLLDWGKGGETLRQRLGWLNRGLGAPWPDVSDQALLDRLDDWLLPFLAGDASFAAIKPSVLAAGLMSLVPHDLQRKVDALAPTHFGAPSGSHVPIRYDGEWPVLAIRVQELFGLDRHPAIAGGTVPLTLELLSPAHRPIQTTRDLPGFWRGSWADVRTDMRGRYPKHVWPENPLLAAATSRAKPRGT encoded by the coding sequence ATGAAGACAGGATCGCTGCCGGAACTCCCGGTATCCGCCGTGCTGGCGGCGCTGGGCGCCGCGCTCGCCGAGCGCAACGGCGCCGTGCTGGTGGCGCCGCCCGGCGCCGGCAAGACGACGCTGGTGCCGCTGGCCCTGCTCGACGCGCCTTGGCTAGGGGACCGCAAGATCGTGCTGCTCGAGCCGCGCCGGCTGGCGGCCCGCGCCGCCGCCCGCCGCATGGCCGAGCTGCTCGGCGAGGAGCCTGGCGGCACCGTCGGTTATGCGATGCGCATGGAGAACCGCACCTCGGCGCGGACAAAAGTCCTTGTCGTCACCGAGGGCGTGCTCTCCCGCATGATCCTCGACGATCCGGAACTGCCGGGCGTTTCGGCGCTGATCTTCGACGAATTCCACGAGCGCTCGCTCGACGGCGATTTCGGCCTCGCGCTGGCGCTCGATGTCCAGGGCGCGCTGCGGCCCGATCTGCGCCTGCTGGTCATGTCGGCGACGCTCGACGGCGCGCGCGTCGCAAAACTCCTGGCCGGAGCCCCGGTGATCGAAAGCGAAGGCCGCGCTTATCCCATCGAGATCCGCTACGACGAGCGGTCGGCGGGCGTGGCCATCGAGGACGCGATAGCCAAGGCGGTCCGTTCCACTCTCGCCACCGAGCAGGGCAGCGTGCTCGCCTTCCTGCCTGGACAGCGCGAGATCGAGCGCACGGCCGAACGGCTTCTGGGCAATGTCGCGGCCGACACCGATATCGTCCCGCTCTACGGTCAGCTCGACAACAGAACGCAGGACGCCGCGATCAAGCCGGCCCCAGCCGGCCGCCGCAAGGTGGTGCTGGCGACCTCGATCGCCGAGACCTCGATCACCATCGACGGCGTGCGTGTCGTCATCGATTCCGGCCTGTCGCGCCTGCCGCGCTACGAGCCGGCCAGCGGCCTGACCAGGCTGGAGACGGTGCGCGTCAGCAAGGCTTCCGCCGACCAGCGTGCCGGCCGCGCCGGCCGCACCCAACCCGGCGTCGCCATCCGGCTGTGGCGCGCCGAGCAGACGGCTGCGCTTCCCGCCTTCACGCCGCCGGAAATCCTCGAGGCCGACCTTTCCGGCCTGCTGCTAGACTGCGCCGCCTTCGGCGTCGCCGATCCGTCGAGCCTGGCCTTTCTCGACCCGCCGCCGGCGCCTGCGCTCAACGAGGCGAGGGTTCTGCTTAAGGCGCTGCACGCCATAGATGACGCTGGCCGGTTGACCGAAGCGGGCGCGGCGATGCGCAAATTGGCGCTGCCGGTGCGGCTGGCGCATATGGTGGCGGAAGCGGCAAAGGCTGGGCAGGCGCTCGAAGCGGCGACGCTTGCCGTGCTGCTCACCGAGCGCGGGCTGGGCGGCGACAGCGCCGACCTGGAGCGGCGGCTGATGCGCTTTCGCACCGAAAAATCCCCGCGCGCCAACGCTGCCCGACAGCTCGCCGAGCGCCTGGCCAAACCCTCCCCCTCGAGGGGAGGGTTGGCGAGCGCGCTGAGCGACGCTCAGCGTGATCGACGGGGTGGGGTCGCTGGTAGCGTGCCCGAACCGACCCCACCCCGATCCGCTGCGCGGCTCGACCTTCCCCACAAGGGGGAGGGTAGCGCCGGCGCTCTCCTCATCCATGCCTGGCCGGATCGCATCGCCAGGGCGCGCGGCGAGCGCGGCCGCTTCGTGCTCGCCAATGGTTCCGGTGCGACGGTCGATGCCGCCGATCCGTTGGCCGGCGAGACCTGGCTGGTCGTCGCCGACCTGCAGGGCAAGGCGCAGAACGCCCGCATCACCGCCGCCGCGCCCGTCGACGAGGCCGATTTCCGCGCGGCGCTCGCCGACCGAATCGAGACGAAACGAGAAGCCAGCTTCGATCGCGAACGGCGTGCCGTGCGCGTGCGCGAGATCGCGCGGCTTGGCGCCATCACGCTTTCCGAGCGCATGCTGCCGGCGCCTTCGGGCGCCGATGCGGATCGCGCCATCCTGGATGCCCTGCGCGAGCACGGCCTGTCACTGCTCGACTGGGGCAAGGGGGGAGAGACGCTGCGCCAGCGGCTGGGCTGGCTCAATCGCGGCCTCGGCGCACCTTGGCCCGATGTCTCGGACCAGGCGCTGCTCGACCGCCTCGACGACTGGTTGCTGCCCTTCCTCGCTGGCGACGCCTCTTTCGCGGCGATCAAGCCGAGCGTGCTCGCGGCGGGACTGATGTCGCTGGTTCCGCACGACCTGCAGCGCAAGGTCGATGCGTTGGCGCCGACCCATTTCGGCGCGCCCTCGGGCAGCCACGTGCCGATCCGCTATGACGGCGAATGGCCGGTGCTGGCCATCCGCGTGCAGGAGCTGTTCGGCCTCGACCGCCATCCGGCGATCGCGGGCGGCACGGTGCCGCTGACGCTCGAACTCTTGTCGCCGGCGCATCGCCCGATCCAGACGACGCGCGACCTCCCCGGCTTCTGGCGCGGCTCCTGGGCGGATGTGCGCACCGACATGCGCGGCCGTTATCCGAAACATGTCTGGCCGGAAAACCCGCTGCTGGCGGCGGCCACCAGCCGTGCCAAGCCGCGGGGGACGTAG
- a CDS encoding ABC transporter substrate-binding protein has product MKSTWKLALGLTSAALASTAVSNAAHAEDLTLCWAAWDPANALVELSKDFTKETGIGMKFEFVPWTNYADRFLNELNSHGKLCDLIIGDSQWIGGAAENGHYVKLNDFFDKEKISMDDFVPATVVGYSEWPKNTPNYWALPAMGDVVGWTYRKDWFSRPELQKEFKEKYGWDLAPPTTFDQLKQIAEFFQKRQIDGKTVYGASIYTERGSEGITMGAMDVLYSYGFQYENPKKPYEMDGFVNSEKSVKGLEFYKALYDCCTPPGSSNAYMGEGVDAFKSGQVAMHMNFAFTWPGLQKDENVGGDKIGYFVNPKGPDGDQFAQLGGQGISVVSYSDKQESALKYIKWFANKDVQAKWWSLGGYSCLNSVVKDPKFPSSQPYAQAFLDSMAVVKDFWAEPSYAPLLQASQKRFHDYVVAGQGSAKDALDGLVKDWTQVFQDDGKM; this is encoded by the coding sequence ATGAAATCGACCTGGAAACTGGCGTTGGGACTAACCTCGGCGGCACTCGCGTCGACAGCCGTCTCGAACGCCGCGCATGCGGAAGACCTGACGCTTTGCTGGGCCGCCTGGGACCCGGCCAACGCGCTCGTGGAGCTGTCCAAGGATTTTACCAAGGAGACCGGCATCGGCATGAAGTTCGAATTCGTGCCGTGGACCAACTATGCCGACCGCTTCCTCAACGAGCTCAACTCGCATGGCAAGCTCTGCGACCTGATCATCGGCGACAGCCAGTGGATCGGCGGCGCCGCCGAGAACGGCCACTACGTCAAGCTGAACGACTTCTTCGACAAGGAGAAGATCAGCATGGACGACTTCGTGCCGGCGACCGTGGTCGGCTATTCCGAATGGCCGAAGAACACGCCGAACTACTGGGCGCTGCCGGCCATGGGCGACGTGGTCGGCTGGACCTACCGCAAGGACTGGTTCTCGCGGCCCGAGCTGCAGAAGGAGTTCAAGGAAAAGTATGGCTGGGACCTCGCCCCGCCGACGACCTTCGACCAGTTGAAGCAGATCGCCGAATTCTTCCAGAAGCGGCAGATCGACGGCAAGACGGTCTACGGCGCCTCGATCTATACCGAACGCGGCTCCGAAGGCATCACCATGGGCGCCATGGACGTGCTCTACAGCTACGGCTTCCAGTATGAGAACCCGAAGAAGCCCTACGAGATGGACGGCTTCGTCAACTCCGAGAAATCGGTGAAGGGACTGGAATTCTACAAGGCGCTCTACGACTGCTGCACGCCTCCTGGTTCCTCCAATGCCTACATGGGCGAAGGCGTCGACGCCTTCAAATCCGGACAGGTGGCGATGCATATGAACTTCGCCTTCACCTGGCCCGGCCTGCAGAAGGACGAGAATGTCGGCGGCGACAAGATCGGTTACTTCGTCAACCCTAAAGGTCCCGACGGCGACCAGTTCGCCCAGCTCGGCGGCCAGGGCATTTCGGTGGTCTCATACTCCGACAAGCAGGAATCGGCCCTGAAATACATCAAGTGGTTCGCCAACAAGGACGTGCAGGCCAAGTGGTGGTCGCTCGGCGGCTATTCCTGCCTGAACTCCGTCGTCAAGGACCCGAAGTTCCCGTCCAGCCAGCCCTATGCGCAGGCCTTCCTCGACTCGATGGCCGTCGTGAAGGACTTCTGGGCCGAGCCGAGCTACGCGCCGCTGCTGCAGGCCTCGCAGAAGCGCTTCCACGACTATGTCGTCGCCGGCCAGGGCTCGGCCAAGGACGCGCTGGACGGTCTCGTCAAGGACTGGACGCAGGTCTTCCAGGACGACGGCAAGATGTAA
- a CDS encoding PIG-L deacetylase family protein, whose translation MKILALGAHPDDIEIFMFGTMAAYAALGAELTFAIATDGAKGGKGDPAALAKARRAEAIAAAGLLGVTPRFLDFPDGALVVDAALIGTLKAMIAEIEPDLAITHAPNDYHGDHRALSDGVRIAASFAVPVLHADTLGGTGFAPTHYVDISAHWNIKAQAIRAHRSQDPERFVEGARTQNEFRAGQCNGAHGALAEAFRFEPVFPFADIRELLPPAPPIRPVTVSTKSAK comes from the coding sequence GTGAAGATACTGGCGCTGGGGGCGCATCCCGACGACATCGAGATCTTCATGTTCGGTACGATGGCCGCCTATGCCGCGCTAGGCGCAGAGCTCACTTTTGCGATAGCCACGGACGGCGCCAAGGGCGGCAAGGGCGACCCTGCCGCGCTCGCCAAGGCACGACGCGCGGAAGCGATCGCCGCGGCCGGCCTGCTCGGGGTCACGCCGCGCTTCCTCGATTTTCCTGACGGCGCGCTGGTTGTGGACGCCGCGTTGATCGGCACTCTGAAGGCGATGATCGCCGAGATAGAACCCGATCTCGCGATCACCCATGCGCCGAACGACTATCATGGCGACCATCGCGCGCTGTCGGACGGCGTGCGCATCGCGGCGTCCTTCGCCGTGCCGGTGCTGCATGCCGACACGCTCGGCGGCACCGGCTTTGCGCCGACGCACTATGTCGATATTTCCGCGCATTGGAACATCAAGGCGCAAGCGATCCGCGCGCATCGCTCGCAGGATCCGGAGCGGTTCGTCGAGGGCGCGCGCACGCAGAACGAATTCCGTGCCGGCCAATGCAACGGCGCGCACGGCGCCTTGGCCGAAGCCTTCCGGTTCGAGCCAGTCTTCCCGTTCGCCGACATACGCGAATTGCTGCCGCCGGCACCTCCGATCCGGCCGGTGACGGTCAGCACGAAGAGCGCCAAGTAG
- a CDS encoding carbohydrate ABC transporter permease translates to MSLTTAHSVVAPSSNAKRIAGALVVGYALISIVPLLWIFATSFKTPPDSIAYPPKIVFQPSIEGYCNLFTTRTRQTPEYINALGPATGFCDETVRKRNMVIAGPSNFLPRFVNSLIIAFGSTFCAVFLGTLSAYGFSRFKVPLADDLLFFILSTRFMPPIAVAIPIYLMYREIGLSDTALGMILLYTAVNVSLAVWLLKGFIDEIPREYEEAAMIDGYTRLQAFWRTVLPQATTGIAATAIFCLIFAWNEYAFAALLTSGTAQTAPPFIPTIIGEGGQDWPAVAAGTTIFLVPILVFTILLRKQLLRGITFGAVRK, encoded by the coding sequence ATGAGCCTGACCACCGCCCATTCCGTCGTAGCGCCGTCGTCTAACGCGAAGCGGATCGCCGGCGCGCTCGTCGTCGGCTATGCGCTGATCTCGATCGTGCCGCTGTTGTGGATCTTCGCCACCAGCTTCAAGACGCCGCCGGATTCGATCGCCTACCCGCCGAAGATCGTGTTCCAGCCCAGCATCGAGGGCTATTGCAACCTGTTCACCACCCGCACCAGACAAACGCCGGAATATATCAACGCGCTCGGACCGGCGACCGGCTTCTGCGACGAGACGGTGCGCAAGCGCAACATGGTCATCGCCGGGCCGTCGAACTTCCTGCCGCGCTTCGTCAACTCGCTGATCATCGCCTTCGGCTCGACCTTCTGCGCGGTGTTCCTCGGCACGCTGTCGGCCTATGGCTTCTCGCGCTTCAAGGTGCCTTTAGCCGACGACCTTTTGTTCTTCATCCTGTCGACGCGCTTCATGCCGCCGATCGCGGTGGCGATCCCGATCTACCTGATGTACCGCGAGATCGGCCTTTCCGACACCGCGCTCGGCATGATCCTGCTCTACACCGCGGTCAACGTCTCTTTAGCCGTCTGGCTGCTCAAGGGCTTCATCGACGAGATCCCGCGCGAATACGAGGAAGCGGCGATGATCGACGGCTACACAAGGCTGCAGGCCTTCTGGCGCACCGTGCTGCCGCAGGCGACCACCGGCATTGCCGCGACCGCCATCTTCTGCCTGATCTTTGCCTGGAACGAATATGCGTTCGCCGCGCTTCTGACCTCCGGCACAGCGCAGACCGCGCCGCCCTTCATCCCGACCATCATAGGCGAAGGCGGCCAGGACTGGCCGGCGGTGGCCGCCGGCACGACGATCTTCCTGGTGCCGATCCTGGTCTTCACCATCCTGCTCCGCAAGCAACTCTTGCGCGGCATCACCTTCGGCGCGGTGCGCAAATGA
- a CDS encoding DMT family transporter yields the protein MPNGILLALIAYASYSCSDAVIKSLGGQFTVFEIGFFVTLFAGCFLFFTRPADERWRDFWRTKRPWAVQARAWAGIASGVLSVYAFTTIPLAEVYALIFLAPLFVTILSTVILKERVGPWRWLAVVAGFAGVMLVVRPGFRELHLGHLAAFAIAFLAATSVILMRSLAQQEKRTTMLGVLIGYGLVFNGLGAAATSFTVPDAKQLVWLMMAGAFTACGQLLQLLAAKYAPANRIAPTHYSQIVWAVILGSLFFHEYPDMLTLVGLAVLGASGLLTMVREEVRLGTVRWNPFTRTRL from the coding sequence GTGCCGAACGGAATTCTGCTCGCCCTGATCGCCTATGCAAGCTATTCGTGCAGCGACGCCGTCATCAAGAGCCTGGGCGGGCAGTTCACCGTCTTCGAGATAGGCTTCTTCGTAACCTTGTTTGCCGGCTGTTTCCTGTTCTTCACCCGTCCCGCCGATGAGCGCTGGCGTGACTTCTGGCGCACCAAACGCCCATGGGCCGTGCAGGCCCGTGCCTGGGCGGGCATCGCTTCGGGCGTGCTCAGCGTCTATGCCTTCACCACCATTCCGCTGGCCGAAGTCTACGCGTTGATCTTCCTGGCGCCGCTGTTCGTCACCATCCTCTCCACCGTCATCCTGAAGGAGAGGGTCGGCCCCTGGCGGTGGCTGGCGGTGGTTGCCGGCTTTGCTGGCGTCATGCTGGTTGTACGGCCGGGCTTCCGCGAGTTGCATCTAGGCCACCTCGCGGCCTTTGCCATCGCATTCCTCGCCGCCACCAGCGTCATCCTGATGCGCTCGCTGGCGCAGCAGGAAAAGCGTACGACGATGCTTGGCGTGCTGATCGGCTACGGCCTCGTCTTCAACGGCCTTGGCGCCGCGGCGACGTCGTTCACCGTGCCGGACGCCAAGCAACTGGTCTGGCTGATGATGGCCGGGGCGTTCACCGCCTGCGGTCAGCTTCTGCAGCTTCTGGCGGCCAAATACGCGCCGGCCAACCGGATCGCGCCGACGCATTATTCGCAGATTGTCTGGGCGGTGATCCTGGGCTCGCTGTTCTTCCACGAATATCCCGACATGCTGACGCTGGTCGGCCTTGCTGTGCTTGGCGCCTCCGGCCTTCTCACCATGGTGCGCGAGGAGGTGCGGCTGGGCACCGTGCGCTGGAACCCTTTTACGCGCACAAGGCTCTGA
- a CDS encoding ABC transporter ATP-binding protein, with protein MAEIRVQNLRKAFGEFVAVQDSNFVVEDGEFFVMLGPSGCGKTTTLRMIAGLELPTGGKILLGGEDVTMRRARERDIAFVFQLFALYPHMNVRKNIGFPLLAQGMASAEIRARVEETAKLLRIDHLLDKSVSGLAGGDRQRVALGRAIVRRPKCFLMDEPLGTLDTEFRDLMVHELRELHNRIHATTVYVTHDQMEAMSMADKIAVMNHGVIEQFGSPREIYDRPATMFVADFIGSPPMNFLRFGGGLARGAKEIVVQGAKVAVPEVREDVAPADMALGIRPEHIRFDDSSKLRGAIYGTEYLGTTQIVAVETADGVIKARVPAGIHLTPGEQVGLALSSARLSLFEKGTGRAVRTAMHDQAAEARHG; from the coding sequence ATGGCCGAGATCCGCGTTCAGAACCTGAGAAAAGCCTTCGGCGAGTTCGTCGCCGTGCAGGATTCCAACTTCGTCGTCGAGGACGGCGAATTCTTCGTCATGCTCGGGCCGTCGGGCTGCGGCAAGACGACGACGCTGAGGATGATCGCCGGCCTCGAGCTGCCGACCGGCGGCAAGATCCTGCTCGGCGGCGAGGATGTCACCATGCGCCGCGCCCGCGAGCGCGACATCGCCTTCGTCTTCCAACTCTTCGCGCTTTATCCACATATGAATGTGCGCAAGAACATCGGCTTTCCGCTCTTGGCGCAAGGCATGGCGTCGGCCGAGATCCGCGCCCGCGTCGAGGAAACGGCGAAGCTCCTGCGCATCGACCACTTGCTCGACAAGTCCGTCTCCGGCCTCGCCGGCGGCGACCGCCAGCGCGTCGCGCTTGGCCGCGCCATCGTGCGGCGTCCGAAATGTTTTCTCATGGACGAGCCGCTCGGCACGCTCGATACCGAATTCCGCGATTTGATGGTCCATGAGCTGCGCGAGCTGCACAACCGCATTCACGCGACCACGGTCTATGTCACGCACGACCAGATGGAAGCGATGTCGATGGCCGACAAAATCGCGGTGATGAACCACGGCGTGATCGAACAGTTCGGAAGCCCACGCGAAATCTACGACCGGCCCGCGACGATGTTCGTCGCCGACTTCATCGGCTCGCCGCCGATGAATTTCTTGCGCTTCGGCGGCGGGCTCGCCAGGGGCGCGAAGGAGATCGTCGTGCAGGGCGCCAAGGTGGCGGTGCCGGAGGTGCGCGAGGACGTGGCGCCCGCCGACATGGCGCTCGGCATCCGGCCCGAGCACATACGCTTCGACGATTCCTCCAAGCTGCGCGGCGCGATCTATGGCACCGAATATCTCGGCACCACGCAGATCGTCGCGGTGGAGACGGCCGACGGCGTCATCAAGGCCCGGGTGCCGGCCGGCATCCATCTCACCCCCGGCGAGCAGGTCGGGCTGGCGTTGAGCAGCGCGCGGCTGTCGCTGTTCGAGAAAGGCACTGGACGCGCGGTCAGGACCGCCATGCATGATCAGGCAGCGGAGGCGCGTCATGGCTGA